Part of the Tenacibaculum sp. SZ-18 genome, TTAAATACTCATTTTTTGAAGATACTTTTGGCGTAATATTCATCATTGGAACGGTGACCAGTGATTGAAATATTAAAGTAAATAGTAACATTCCTAGAACTATAATCACATAAACACCAAACTCTTCAATACCCAAATACTTGGCTAATAGTATATTTGATAAAAAATTAGTTCCTGATACTAAAGCCTGATCTAAAAATGCCCAAGATGTTTTTCCTTCTTTACTAAACAAGTTGATTCACTTTTTTTTCTGTATACCATGCGTACATTTTATCAATACCATCATTAAGTTCAACTGAATGTTTCCAACCAAGTCCGTTTAATTTAGACACATCTGTTACCTTTCTCATTGTACCATCAGGTTTATCTGTATTAAAAACTAATTCTCCTTGATAATCAATTTTGTCTTTTATTAATTCAGCTAGTTCTTTTATTGATATTTCTTTACCTGTACCAATATTTATATGAGTATTCTTAATATCGTGTTCTACACCTTGAATTGTGTCTTTAAAATCAACCTTTTCCATAATGTGAACACAAGCATCTGCCATATCTTCGCTCCACAGAAATTCACGTTTTGGTTTTCCAGAACCCCAAATTTCAACACTATTTTCACTTACGCCAAATCCATTTAAATACCTTTTCGCTTCCTCAATTGATTCAACATTTAAGTTATTAATAATCGTTGCGTTCTTTCCTTCAGATAATAACTTTGCCAAGTGAATTTTTCTTATCAATGCCGGTAATACATGAGATTTTTCTAAGTCAAAATTATCATT contains:
- a CDS encoding GDP-L-fucose synthase family protein, with protein sequence MNKSSKIYVAGHRGLVGSAIIKNLQEKGFTNIVTRTHKELDLTDQIATADFFKKEQPEYVFLAAAKVGGIVANNTYRADFIYENLMIQNNVIHQSYKHNVKKLLFLGSTCIYPKNAPQPLKEDSLLTNELEYTNEPYAIAKIAGIKMCESYNLQYRTNFISVMPTNLYGPNDNFDLEKSHVLPALIRKIHLAKLLSEGKNATIINNLNVESIEEAKRYLNGFGVSENSVEIWGSGKPKREFLWSEDMADACVHIMEKVDFKDTIQGVEHDIKNTHINIGTGKEISIKELAELIKDKIDYQGELVFNTDKPDGTMRKVTDVSKLNGLGWKHSVELNDGIDKMYAWYTEKKVNQLV